Within the Halarcobacter mediterraneus genome, the region ACTTTAGCCATTAAAGCAACTAAAAGACCTGCTTCATGATTCATTAAATCTCCATCAAATTTCTCTTTTACATTTAATTTAATATTTTCAAATTTTTCAGTTTTATAACCTTTTGCAATTAAGTATAATACAATTCCTACAAATAGTAAAAAAAGTAATTTCATAGTTTTTCCTTATATATATTTTTTTAATAATAGAGAGATTTTATCAAAAATAAGGTAAAATCTCTACCTTTAAATAGATTGTGGAGTGTTATAAATGTTTGGAATGGGTTTTATGGAAATACTTTTAATTGCAATTGTTGCAATTATAGCTTTAGGTCCAGAAAAATTGCCTGGGGCAATGGTTGAAATAGCTAAATTTTTGAAAAAGTTTAAAGCAGGTGTTGAAGATGCAAAGTCTACACTTGATAATGAACTAAATATAAGTGAGATGAAAGAAGAAGCTGCCAGATACAAAGCTCAAATTGAAAATGCAAAAAATACTCTAAATGTAAAAGAAAATCTTGATTTAGGATTAAATAATATTATAAACGATGATGAAACTTCTTTAGAAAATAATACGGATACAAGTAAAGAGAAAAAAGAGCAAGTATCCTTAAAAGAATCAAAATCAAAAAAGCAAAAAGAAAATACTAAAGTAGATTCTAATGTAGAAGTTAAGGAAAAAGAATAATGCTTGATGATTTAAAACCCCATATAGCTGATTTAAGAAAAAGACTAATAAATTCAGCATTAATGCTCATTGTGGCATTTTTTGCTTGTTTTTTCTTTTATGAACCAATTTTGCAATGGATGATGATTCCAGTAGAAGCTGTACTTCCACCAAATTCTCAAATGGTTGCAGTTGAAATTCAAGAAACATTTTTTACAGCACTTAAAGTTGCTTTCTTTTCTGGTTTTATTCTTTCATTACCAGTAATTTTTTGGCAATTATGGCTTTTCTTAGCTCCAGGACTTTATGAGCATGAGAAAAAACTTGTTATACCTTTTGTTTTCTTTGCAACTTTAATGTTCTTAATTGGTGCAGCATTTGCATATTATATAGTTATTCCTTTTGGTTTCGAATTTTTAATTAACTTTGGTTCTGCTGTTGTAACTATATTACCAAGTATTGGTAAATATGTTGGTTTTTTTACAAAACTTTTATTTGGTTTTGGTGTTTCATTTGAATTACCAGTTATTACTTTCTTCTTAGCAAAAATCGGACTTGTTGATGATAAAACATTAAAAGATTTTTTTAAATATGCAGTTGTATTAATTTTTATTTTTGCATCATTATTAACACCTCCTGATGTATTAACACAATTCTTAATGGCTGGACCACTAATTTTTCTTTATATAGTTTCAATCTATATTGCCAAAGTATTTAACCCTCATAAACCAATTAATGACGATGATGAAGAGTAATTTAGACCCACTTAAAACTTCTAGCTATGATTATAATTTGCCAAAAGAACTCATAGCTACGAAGCCAGTTTACCCAGCAGATAGTGCAAAGCTTTTAGTTTATAATAGAGAAACTGACACCATAACTCATACAACTTTTAAGTCTTTAATGCATGTACTTCCTGATAACTTATCTGTATTTTTAAATGATACAAAAGTTATAAAAGCAAGAATCTTTGGAGAAAAAGAATCAGGTGGGAAAGTTGAATTACTATTTAACAAACCTCTATTTATGGATAGATATTTAGTGATGATTAGAGGGAAAGTAAAAATAGGAACAAAGCTATTTTTTCCAATGAACTTACAAGCTGAAGTTTTAGAAGTAAATGATGATGGTAGTAGAGTTGTAAACTTTATACAAAATGATAAAAAGCTAGATTTTTTATCTTTAGTTGAAATTTTAAATGAAATAGGACACTTACCTCTTCCACCTTATATGAATAGAGAAGATGAAGAAAAAGACAATGAAGATTACCAAACTTTATTTGCTAAAAACTATGGTGCAGTTGCAGCTCCAACAGCTTCTTTACACTTTACAGAGGAACTATTAGAAAAAATCAATAATAAATATGATGTAAACTATTTAACACTTCATGTAGGAGCTGGAACATTTAAACCAGTAGATAGTGAAGATATTTTATCTCATCCTATGCATAGTGAATACTTTGAGATAGGAAGTGAAGCTAAAAAATCTTTAGATGAAGCACAAAAAGTTCTTGCAGTTGGTACTACTGTTACTAGAACAGTTGAATACTATGCAAGAACAAATAAAATACAAGGTGAATGTGATTTATTTTTGAATCCTGCAAATAAGCCTATAAAAGTAGATCATTTGCTTACTAATTTTCACCTTCCTAAGTCAACATTAATTATGCTTATTGCATCATTCGTTGGTTTAGAAAAAACACTAGAAATATATGAAGAAGCCATCAAAGAGAAATATAGATTTTACTCTTATGGTGATGGTATGCTTATTATCTAAATCAAAAATAATTTATACAACTTTAACACGAAAAACGGTTCCCCTTTCAAGTGGGAACCAATTTAAAGGAATACAATGCCACACTACGTACTATTTGATACAGAAACAACAGGAAATCAAGAAGAAGATAGAGTAATCCAATTTGGAGCAATGATTGTTGACCAAAAAGGTAAAATAGAAGCATATGATGAATTTTGTTATTCAGATGTTGAAATAAAAATTGAAGCAATGGAAGTTCATAATATAACTCCTGGTTTAATCGAAGGAAAACCAAAAGCTACAGAAACTACTTTTTATAAAAGACTAGAAGAATTAAACAGTAATGAAAACTTTCTAATTGCTCACAATATCTCTTTTGATATGGGGATGATAGAAAAAGAAGGATTTATTAACAGTTATCAGATTATTGATACTTTAAGATGTGCAAAACATCTATTCCCTGAAATGCCTTATCATAGACTACAATATTTAAGATATGCTCTTGAATTATATAAAGTAGAAGAAGCTGAAGCAGCTAAACACAATATCACAATAAAAGCCCATGATGCTATTGGTGATGTTTTAGTTATGAAATTATTTTTAACTAAACTTGTAGGAAAATGTAGAGAAATTTATCCAGATTATAATCCTATGGAAAAATTAGTAGAACTAACAAAAACACCTGTTTTACTAAAAAGTTTTAGATTTGGAAAATACAAAAATAAAGAGATTGCTAAAGTTGCACAAGAAGACCCTGGATATTTAAATTGGATGAGAACAAATATGGACTTAGATGAAGATTTAAAATATACTTTAGATAAAGTACTTGGATAAATTAAAGTTTTATTAAAATTTCATAATAGTTTCATTTTGAATTCATTATAATTTCAAAAAATCAAAGGATTATAGTGAAGATTAATAAATTCTCAAGAATTGGATTTATACTCGCTGCTGCTGGTTCAGCTGTTGGTTTAGGTAATGTATGGAAATTTCCATATGTTACAGGAGAATATGGTGGTGGAGCTTTTGTTTTAATTTATTTATTAGCTATTTTATTTATTGGACTTACAGTATTTATTGCTGAAACAATTATTGGACAAAATGGACAAGCTGATGTTTCATCTTCTTTCATAAATTTATCAAAAACAAAAAATGAAAACTGGAAATTTGCTGGCTTTATGATTATTACTGCTTTAATAATCCTTTCTTTTTATTCTGTAGTATTAGGATGGATTTTAAACTATATTATTACTTCATTTTCTTCTCTTCCAACTGAAGCAAAAATTGCAGGAGCTAATTTTGAAAAATTAATATCAAATGATATTTTTTTATTAGTTATATATCATACGATAATAGCTGGTTCTGTAATTTTCATTGTAATAAAAGGAATAAAAGAAGGAATAGAAAAAGTTAATTTTATTTTAATGCCATTATTAGCTCTCATATTAATTGGTTTATTAATATACTCATTTAGTCTTGATTCTTTTTCTAAAGCTATTTCTTTTATGTTTACACCTGATTTTAGTAAAATTGATGGGAATGCTCTACTTGCAGCTTTAGGACAAGCTTTTTTCACCCTTTCTTTAGGAGTAGGTACAATTTTAACTTATTCTGCTTCACTTCCAAAAGAAACAAATTTCTTTAAATCTTCAATATATGTAGCTATTTTGGATACTGCAATTGCACTTATAGCTGGGTTAATTATTTTTTCTTTCCTTTTTGAAGCAGGAGCTCCTAGTACAGCTGGACCAGGACTTGTTTTCATTTCATTACCTGTAATATTTTCTGCTTGGGGAGTATGGGGACAAGTTATTGCTATTTCATTTTTTATAGCTTTGATTTTTGCAGGAATAACGTCAGCAGTTTCAATGATAGAACCATCATTAAGATT harbors:
- the tatB gene encoding Sec-independent protein translocase protein TatB: MFGMGFMEILLIAIVAIIALGPEKLPGAMVEIAKFLKKFKAGVEDAKSTLDNELNISEMKEEAARYKAQIENAKNTLNVKENLDLGLNNIINDDETSLENNTDTSKEKKEQVSLKESKSKKQKENTKVDSNVEVKEKE
- the tatC gene encoding twin-arginine translocase subunit TatC, whose product is MLDDLKPHIADLRKRLINSALMLIVAFFACFFFYEPILQWMMIPVEAVLPPNSQMVAVEIQETFFTALKVAFFSGFILSLPVIFWQLWLFLAPGLYEHEKKLVIPFVFFATLMFLIGAAFAYYIVIPFGFEFLINFGSAVVTILPSIGKYVGFFTKLLFGFGVSFELPVITFFLAKIGLVDDKTLKDFFKYAVVLIFIFASLLTPPDVLTQFLMAGPLIFLYIVSIYIAKVFNPHKPINDDDEE
- the queA gene encoding tRNA preQ1(34) S-adenosylmethionine ribosyltransferase-isomerase QueA; this encodes MMKSNLDPLKTSSYDYNLPKELIATKPVYPADSAKLLVYNRETDTITHTTFKSLMHVLPDNLSVFLNDTKVIKARIFGEKESGGKVELLFNKPLFMDRYLVMIRGKVKIGTKLFFPMNLQAEVLEVNDDGSRVVNFIQNDKKLDFLSLVEILNEIGHLPLPPYMNREDEEKDNEDYQTLFAKNYGAVAAPTASLHFTEELLEKINNKYDVNYLTLHVGAGTFKPVDSEDILSHPMHSEYFEIGSEAKKSLDEAQKVLAVGTTVTRTVEYYARTNKIQGECDLFLNPANKPIKVDHLLTNFHLPKSTLIMLIASFVGLEKTLEIYEEAIKEKYRFYSYGDGMLII
- a CDS encoding 3'-5' exonuclease: MPHYVLFDTETTGNQEEDRVIQFGAMIVDQKGKIEAYDEFCYSDVEIKIEAMEVHNITPGLIEGKPKATETTFYKRLEELNSNENFLIAHNISFDMGMIEKEGFINSYQIIDTLRCAKHLFPEMPYHRLQYLRYALELYKVEEAEAAKHNITIKAHDAIGDVLVMKLFLTKLVGKCREIYPDYNPMEKLVELTKTPVLLKSFRFGKYKNKEIAKVAQEDPGYLNWMRTNMDLDEDLKYTLDKVLG
- a CDS encoding sodium-dependent transporter; amino-acid sequence: MKINKFSRIGFILAAAGSAVGLGNVWKFPYVTGEYGGGAFVLIYLLAILFIGLTVFIAETIIGQNGQADVSSSFINLSKTKNENWKFAGFMIITALIILSFYSVVLGWILNYIITSFSSLPTEAKIAGANFEKLISNDIFLLVIYHTIIAGSVIFIVIKGIKEGIEKVNFILMPLLALILIGLLIYSFSLDSFSKAISFMFTPDFSKIDGNALLAALGQAFFTLSLGVGTILTYSASLPKETNFFKSSIYVAILDTAIALIAGLIIFSFLFEAGAPSTAGPGLVFISLPVIFSAWGVWGQVIAISFFIALIFAGITSAVSMIEPSLRFFIERFKMTRIKATILCGSIFYILGIIALLSMSKTFGTELTFFDKSVFDLMDFMTSTIMMPIAAILTCIFLGFFVDKEFLKGKFIKHTNIFVFNSWYFLVRFIVPIAITILLLNKLGVI